One Malaclemys terrapin pileata isolate rMalTer1 chromosome 9, rMalTer1.hap1, whole genome shotgun sequence DNA window includes the following coding sequences:
- the LRRC15 gene encoding leucine-rich repeat-containing protein 15 isoform X1: MLGPMALTGWVPLLVGFQVLRLALGQCPEECQCSKSAQVVCSGTEIAQLPSPIPTNAMSLQIINTRIAELGDAPFGNVSTLIALRIEKNDLARISPRAFQGLAALRYLSLSSNKLQELPVELFQTLGKLESLLLSGNQILHIQPSHFAQLSNLKELQLHGNNLHSLPEGVFDRLPSLTKLNLAKNSIAALPAKALRRLPRLQVLRLYENKLREIPAGAFDRLRELQELGLHQNQIGRLSAGLFAHNGQLQKLFLSNNLIAALPQGVFLHLPELSKLTLHGNVVRTIAPGAFGPMPKLSELWLYDNQLTALPDFVFSNLTQLQLLVLSRNQIRTISTFAFQGLSELLELSLHTNALRTLDGALLQGLAKLQNISLQNNQLRALPGDLFRNAPGLLSLQLQNNSLENLPAGLLEPLAQLRHVTLHDNPWRCDASILALKNWLRVNQLKVGDSLPVCALPLLVRGAPVVSFDEGHSSPETPSGAPTYRPNPTSFGHPETSPYAHPSDQAQEKVPPTPFSPSLTNQPSAGTESGSLTRPPAVPGVTQRGLWGLTRTQSGVVVAVITLGCLAVLCTLVGLVAYSCRKRSQVVLMQRKGQNKA, from the exons ATGCTTG GCCCCATGGCGCTGACAGGCTGGGTCCCGCTGCTCGTGGGGTTTCAAGTCCTTCGCTTGGCGCTTGGGCAGTGTCCTGAGGAATGTCAGTGCTCCAAATCGGCCCAAGTGGTGTGCTCAGGAACAGAGATCGCGCAGcttcccagccccatccccaccAACGCCATGAGCCTGCAGATAATCAACACCCGCATCGCTGAGCTGGGGGACGCTCCCTTCGGCAACGTCTCCACGCTGATTGCGCTGAGAATTGAGAAGAACGACCTGGCTCGGATCAGCCCCAGAGCCTTCCAGGGCCTGGCCGCCCTGCGCTACCTCAGCCTGTCCAGCAATAAGCTGCAAGAACTGCCCGTGGAGCTCTTCCAAACCTTGGGGAAACTCGAGTCGCTGCTGCTGTCGGGCAACCAGATCCTGCACATTCAGCCCTCCCACTTTGCCCAGCTCAGCAACCTCAAAGAGCTGCAGCTGCACGGGAACAACCTGCATTCCCTCCCAGAGGGGGTGTTCGACCGGCTGCCCAGCCTCACCAAACTCAACCTGGCCAAGAACAGCATCGCTGCCCTCCCGGCCAAGGCCTTGCGGAGGCTGCCGAGGCTGCAGGTGCTCAGGCTGTATGAGAACAAGCTCCGTGAGATCCCCGCGGGCGCCTTCGACAGGCtccgggagctgcaggagctggggctgcaccAGAACCAGATCGGGCGCCTGTCGGCCGGGCTCTTCGCGCACAACGGCCAATTGCAGAAGCTCTTCCTGTCCAACAACCTGATagcagctctgccccaggggGTCTTCCTGCACCTGCCCGAGCTCTCCAAGCTGACGCTCCATGGGAATGTGGTGCGAACCATCGCCCCTGGGGCCTTTGGGCCCATGCCCAAGCTGAGCGAGCTGTGGCTCTATGATAACCAGCTCACCGCCCTGCCAGACTTCGTCTTCAGCAACCTCACCCAACTGCAGCTGCTGGTTCTGAGCAGAAACCAGATCCGCACCATCTCCACCTTTGCCTTCCAGGGCCTAAGTGAGCTCCTGGAGCTGTCTCTGCACACCAACGCTCTGCGCACCTTGGACGGAGCGCTCTTGCAGGGCCTGGCCAAGCTGCAGAACATCTCCCTGCAGAACAACCAGCTGCGTGCCCTGCCGGGGGACCTGTTCCGGAACGCCCCTGGGCTGCTGAGCCTCCAGCTGCAGAACAACTCCCTGGAGAACCTCCCCGCAGGCCTCCTCGAGCCCCTGGCCCAGCTGCGCCACGTGACGCTGCACGACAACCCCTGGCGCTGTGACGCCAGCATCCTGGCGCTGAAGAACTGGCTCCGAGTCAATCAGCTGAAGGTGGGGGACAGCCTGCCCGTATGCGCCCTGCCGCTCCTCGTGAGGGGTGCCCCAGTTGTATCGTTTGATGAGGGGCACTCCTCCCCGGAGACCCCTTCTGGGGCCCCGACATACCGGCCAAACCCCACCTCCTTCGGTCACCCAGAAACGTCACCCTACGCCCATCCGTCTGACCAGGCTCAGGAGAAAGTTCCACCAACACCCTTCAGCCCCTCGCTGACCAACCAGCCAAGCGCAGGGACGGAAAGTGGGTCCCTGACCAGGCCACCGGCCGTCCCTGGTGTCAcccagagggggctgtggggcctgACTCGCACTCAGAGCGGGGTGGTGGTCGCTGTCATCACGCTGGGCTGCCTGGCAGTGCTCTGCACGCTGGTGGGGCTGGTAGCCTacagctgcaggaagaggagcCAGGTGGTCCTGATGCAAAGGAAGGGGCAGAACAAAGCATAG
- the LRRC15 gene encoding leucine-rich repeat-containing protein 15 isoform X2, whose translation MALTGWVPLLVGFQVLRLALGQCPEECQCSKSAQVVCSGTEIAQLPSPIPTNAMSLQIINTRIAELGDAPFGNVSTLIALRIEKNDLARISPRAFQGLAALRYLSLSSNKLQELPVELFQTLGKLESLLLSGNQILHIQPSHFAQLSNLKELQLHGNNLHSLPEGVFDRLPSLTKLNLAKNSIAALPAKALRRLPRLQVLRLYENKLREIPAGAFDRLRELQELGLHQNQIGRLSAGLFAHNGQLQKLFLSNNLIAALPQGVFLHLPELSKLTLHGNVVRTIAPGAFGPMPKLSELWLYDNQLTALPDFVFSNLTQLQLLVLSRNQIRTISTFAFQGLSELLELSLHTNALRTLDGALLQGLAKLQNISLQNNQLRALPGDLFRNAPGLLSLQLQNNSLENLPAGLLEPLAQLRHVTLHDNPWRCDASILALKNWLRVNQLKVGDSLPVCALPLLVRGAPVVSFDEGHSSPETPSGAPTYRPNPTSFGHPETSPYAHPSDQAQEKVPPTPFSPSLTNQPSAGTESGSLTRPPAVPGVTQRGLWGLTRTQSGVVVAVITLGCLAVLCTLVGLVAYSCRKRSQVVLMQRKGQNKA comes from the coding sequence ATGGCGCTGACAGGCTGGGTCCCGCTGCTCGTGGGGTTTCAAGTCCTTCGCTTGGCGCTTGGGCAGTGTCCTGAGGAATGTCAGTGCTCCAAATCGGCCCAAGTGGTGTGCTCAGGAACAGAGATCGCGCAGcttcccagccccatccccaccAACGCCATGAGCCTGCAGATAATCAACACCCGCATCGCTGAGCTGGGGGACGCTCCCTTCGGCAACGTCTCCACGCTGATTGCGCTGAGAATTGAGAAGAACGACCTGGCTCGGATCAGCCCCAGAGCCTTCCAGGGCCTGGCCGCCCTGCGCTACCTCAGCCTGTCCAGCAATAAGCTGCAAGAACTGCCCGTGGAGCTCTTCCAAACCTTGGGGAAACTCGAGTCGCTGCTGCTGTCGGGCAACCAGATCCTGCACATTCAGCCCTCCCACTTTGCCCAGCTCAGCAACCTCAAAGAGCTGCAGCTGCACGGGAACAACCTGCATTCCCTCCCAGAGGGGGTGTTCGACCGGCTGCCCAGCCTCACCAAACTCAACCTGGCCAAGAACAGCATCGCTGCCCTCCCGGCCAAGGCCTTGCGGAGGCTGCCGAGGCTGCAGGTGCTCAGGCTGTATGAGAACAAGCTCCGTGAGATCCCCGCGGGCGCCTTCGACAGGCtccgggagctgcaggagctggggctgcaccAGAACCAGATCGGGCGCCTGTCGGCCGGGCTCTTCGCGCACAACGGCCAATTGCAGAAGCTCTTCCTGTCCAACAACCTGATagcagctctgccccaggggGTCTTCCTGCACCTGCCCGAGCTCTCCAAGCTGACGCTCCATGGGAATGTGGTGCGAACCATCGCCCCTGGGGCCTTTGGGCCCATGCCCAAGCTGAGCGAGCTGTGGCTCTATGATAACCAGCTCACCGCCCTGCCAGACTTCGTCTTCAGCAACCTCACCCAACTGCAGCTGCTGGTTCTGAGCAGAAACCAGATCCGCACCATCTCCACCTTTGCCTTCCAGGGCCTAAGTGAGCTCCTGGAGCTGTCTCTGCACACCAACGCTCTGCGCACCTTGGACGGAGCGCTCTTGCAGGGCCTGGCCAAGCTGCAGAACATCTCCCTGCAGAACAACCAGCTGCGTGCCCTGCCGGGGGACCTGTTCCGGAACGCCCCTGGGCTGCTGAGCCTCCAGCTGCAGAACAACTCCCTGGAGAACCTCCCCGCAGGCCTCCTCGAGCCCCTGGCCCAGCTGCGCCACGTGACGCTGCACGACAACCCCTGGCGCTGTGACGCCAGCATCCTGGCGCTGAAGAACTGGCTCCGAGTCAATCAGCTGAAGGTGGGGGACAGCCTGCCCGTATGCGCCCTGCCGCTCCTCGTGAGGGGTGCCCCAGTTGTATCGTTTGATGAGGGGCACTCCTCCCCGGAGACCCCTTCTGGGGCCCCGACATACCGGCCAAACCCCACCTCCTTCGGTCACCCAGAAACGTCACCCTACGCCCATCCGTCTGACCAGGCTCAGGAGAAAGTTCCACCAACACCCTTCAGCCCCTCGCTGACCAACCAGCCAAGCGCAGGGACGGAAAGTGGGTCCCTGACCAGGCCACCGGCCGTCCCTGGTGTCAcccagagggggctgtggggcctgACTCGCACTCAGAGCGGGGTGGTGGTCGCTGTCATCACGCTGGGCTGCCTGGCAGTGCTCTGCACGCTGGTGGGGCTGGTAGCCTacagctgcaggaagaggagcCAGGTGGTCCTGATGCAAAGGAAGGGGCAGAACAAAGCATAG
- the CPN2 gene encoding carboxypeptidase N subunit 2 — MTFPTPLLLCLQGLLLGRFAQACPPPCQCYDGTKVFCSGAEIRGIPEGLPGNATQLFFVETSLAAVESGAFSNCGSLTRLVFLNNPSLALQAGAFGGQPSLAELEVSGSNLSALSSEAFGSLLELRNLVLTFSALRGLEPELFNRTPSLEALHLQGNKIETLPPKVFSLLRGLRELDLSHNPMAQVPGRLFDPLALLQVLKLSDVGLTRLPLGIFQPLRSLEALSLDRNALAELPLGAFSGLSRLRRLELQHNALTSLHPCTFSCLPNLDVLNLEGNRLSALPAGLLRGTPKLGQLFAASNRLETIPEGIFSNLSQVQTIVLSHNQLSHLPAGVFRDLSSLTTLQLDHNIFTALAGDTFHNLLSLEVLDLAGNHLQALPEGIFDSNDYLLGVALKDNPWVCDCRLASLASWIRNWSAPLNSQTFCASPDRLKGWALPALPQEQLVCLAAPGPADSSLSPGEAEPARAPCTYSDPQGTVQLTCDAAACHRLTVNLPPQGDSTGQGLAYDSNWVLNSSCGTVRVRVTIRAEPGGAAREEEAVSHPPPF, encoded by the coding sequence ATGACGTTTCCCACACCCCTGCTGCTGTGTCTCCAGGGCCTGCTGCTGGGCAGGTTTGCCCAGGCCTGCCCGCCCCCCTGCCAGTGCTATGACGGAACAAAAGTGTTCTGCTCCGGGGCGGAGATCCGGGGCATCCCCGAGGGCCTGCCAGGCAATGCCACTCAGCTCTTCTTCGTGGAGACCTCCCTCGCCGCTGTCGAGAGCGGGGCCTTCAGCAACTGCGGCAGCCTCACCAGGCTGGTTTTCCTTAACAACCCAAGCCTGGCCCTGCAAGCGGGCGCCTTTGGGGGGCAGCCCAGCCTCGCTGAGCTCGAGGTCTCAGGCAGCAATTTGTCAGCCCTGAGCAGCGAGGCCTTCGGCAGCCTGCTGGAGCTGCGCAATCTCGTCCTCACCTTCAGCGCCCTCCGAggcctggagccagagctctTCAACCGCACGCCCAGCCTGGAAGCGCTTCACTTGCAAGGGAACAAGATAGAGACCCTGCCCCCCAAGGTCTTTTCCCTGCTGAGGGGGCTGAGGGAGCTCGACCTGTCTCACAACCCCATGGCCCAGGTGCCCGGCCGGCTGTTCGACCCGCTCGCCCTGCTCCAAGTGCTGAAGCTGAGCGACGTCGGCCTCACCCGCCTCCCGCTCGGCATCTTCCAGCCCCTGAGGAGCCTCGAAGCGCTCTCCCTGGATAGGAACGCGCTGGCGGAACTGCCCCTGGGAGCCTTTTCTGGGCTCTCCCGCCTGCGGAGACTGGAGCTCCAGCACAACGCCCTCACCAGCCTGCACCCCTGCACCTTCTCCTGCCTGCCGAACCTGGACGTCCTAAACCTGGAGGGCAACCGCCTCTCTGCGCTCCCCGCCGGCCTGCTCCGGGGCACGCCCAAGCTGGGCCAGCTCTTCGCCGCCTCCAACCGGCTTGAGACCATCCCTGAGGGGATCTTCAGCAACCTGTCCCAGGTGCAGACCATCGTCCTCTCGCACAACCAGCTCAGTCACCTGCCCGCGGGGGTCTTCAGAGACCTCTCCAGCCTCACCACGCTGCAGCTGGACCACAACATCTTCACCGCCCTGGCGGGGGACACCTTCCACAACCTCCTCAGCCTAGAGGTGCTGGATCTGGCCGGGAaccacctgcaggcactgcccgaGGGGATCTTTGACTCCAATGACTACCTGCTCGGCGTGGCCCTGAAGGACAACCCCTGGGTGTGCGACTGCCGGCTGGCCTCTCTCGCCAGCTGGATCCGGAACTGGTCTGCGCCCCTGAACTCTCAGACCTTCTGCGCAAGCCCTGACCGCTTAAAGGGATGGGCGCTCCCAGCTTTACCTCAAGAGCAACTGGTGTGTCTGGCTGCTCCGGGCCCGGCAGACTCCTCCTTGTCCCCGGGAGAGGCAGAGCCAGCCCGGGCCCCGTGCACCTACAGTGACCCCCAAGGCACCGTGCAGCTCACCTGTGACGCAGCCGCATGCCACCGGTTAACTGTCAATCTCCCTCCACAAGGGGACTCGACTGGCCAGGGACTGGCCTATGACAGCAACTGGGTCTTGAATTCCAGCTGTGGCACAGTGAGGGTCCGGGTCACCATCCGTGCAGAGCCAGGAGGGGCAGCAAGGGAGGAAGAGGCTGTTTCTCACCCCCCCCCGTTCTGA